One genomic window of Sporosarcina ureae includes the following:
- a CDS encoding ABC transporter ATP-binding protein, whose product MNAQVKPKGSVKNFMSLVKTLHWPVAVTIVALVLSLVETAAGLAVPLITKDLVDSFTSELLNWKTGIFLLVLFVIQAIAGGFSYYMLAFIGETVVADLRNQLWQKVLRLPVPYFDQNETGETMSRITQDTTILKSLVSEHLVSFISGMISIIGAVIILLVLDWKMTIIMLISVPVSMAILFPLGRLMHKVAKATQAEMAKFSGHLGRVLGDIRLVKAYRAEPIEGEKGKNAIQSLFRYGLKEAKIQAVISPIMMLTMMGILVVILGYGGAQVAKGALSAGTLVAIIFLLFQIIIPFARMAQFFTSFQKAIGATERIQGILRMDSEPADGVRTSKMEGAITFSNVHFSYEDGKGVVNGISFTAERGTVTAFVGPSGGGKTTIFSLMERFYQPTSGEIRLGEDPIQTIPLSDWRRRIGYVSQESPLLSGTILDNIAYGLEKRPPLEQVIEAARAANAYTFIKDMPDQFDTMVGERGMKLSGGQRQRIAIARALLHNPEILLLDEATSNLDSGSETHVQEALHHLMHGRTTLIIAHRLATVLHANQLLFLENGQITGRGNHAELLETHELYREFAEGQGLA is encoded by the coding sequence ATGAATGCACAAGTAAAACCTAAAGGATCCGTTAAAAACTTTATGAGTCTAGTCAAGACATTGCATTGGCCAGTAGCCGTAACCATCGTTGCCCTAGTGCTATCTCTCGTTGAAACGGCTGCAGGACTTGCTGTGCCATTAATCACCAAAGATTTAGTGGACTCATTCACCAGTGAGCTATTGAACTGGAAGACCGGCATTTTCCTGCTCGTTTTATTCGTGATACAAGCAATTGCCGGAGGTTTCTCCTACTATATGCTTGCCTTTATTGGCGAGACAGTAGTTGCGGACTTGCGTAATCAGTTATGGCAAAAAGTATTGCGTTTACCTGTGCCATATTTTGATCAAAATGAAACGGGCGAAACGATGAGTCGAATTACACAAGATACAACCATATTAAAATCACTTGTCTCAGAGCACTTAGTCTCGTTCATCTCGGGTATGATCTCGATTATCGGAGCGGTCATTATTTTACTGGTGCTCGATTGGAAAATGACGATCATCATGTTGATCAGTGTGCCTGTTAGTATGGCAATTTTATTTCCGCTTGGACGCTTAATGCACAAAGTAGCGAAAGCGACACAGGCTGAAATGGCAAAGTTTTCGGGACATCTCGGCCGTGTGCTTGGGGATATTCGGTTAGTGAAAGCATACCGCGCGGAACCTATTGAAGGAGAGAAAGGCAAAAATGCAATTCAATCCCTATTTCGTTATGGGTTGAAAGAAGCGAAAATCCAAGCTGTTATTTCACCTATCATGATGTTGACGATGATGGGCATCCTAGTAGTGATTCTCGGGTATGGAGGAGCGCAAGTTGCAAAAGGAGCATTATCAGCTGGAACATTGGTTGCAATTATTTTCTTGCTGTTTCAGATTATCATTCCGTTCGCACGAATGGCTCAATTTTTCACTTCATTCCAAAAGGCGATAGGGGCGACAGAAAGAATTCAAGGGATTCTACGAATGGATTCAGAACCGGCAGATGGTGTACGTACATCGAAAATGGAAGGTGCCATTACATTTTCAAATGTTCATTTTTCATATGAAGATGGAAAAGGTGTAGTGAACGGAATTTCATTCACTGCAGAGCGAGGAACAGTAACGGCATTCGTCGGACCAAGCGGTGGAGGGAAGACGACGATTTTTTCATTGATGGAGAGATTCTATCAACCGACTTCGGGGGAAATACGGCTTGGAGAAGATCCGATCCAAACGATTCCGTTATCCGACTGGCGTCGGCGTATAGGCTATGTGTCGCAGGAAAGCCCTTTATTAAGCGGAACTATCTTAGATAACATTGCGTATGGTCTTGAAAAGAGACCGCCTCTTGAACAAGTCATTGAAGCTGCAAGAGCTGCCAATGCGTATACATTCATTAAAGATATGCCGGATCAATTCGATACGATGGTTGGGGAGCGCGGTATGAAGTTGTCTGGTGGTCAGCGCCAACGCATTGCAATCGCGCGCGCTTTATTGCATAACCCTGAGATTCTATTGTTGGATGAAGCTACATCGAATTTAGATAGCGGTTCGGAAACACATGTACAAGAAGCATTGCACCATTTGATGCACGGTAGAACAACGCTTATTATTGCACATCGGTTGGCTACCGTACTGCATGCAAACCAGTTACTGTTTTTAGAGAATGGCCAGATTACAGGTAGAGGAAATCATGCAGAACTATTGGAAACACATGAGCTCTATCGTGAATTCGCAGAAGGACAAGGATTGGCATAA
- a CDS encoding uracil-DNA glycosylase, with protein MFRVPDEIARIALERSEGFPVEGFVHGEGPQSPTLLLIGEAPGEHEAIHGVPFIGRAGDELMKSLASIGLTREDVYMTSSFRSRPYKWGTRKERDGSLTERKYNRPPTQKEQLAHARVLDFEVANLQPKLIVTLGNIGLQRLIGKHAKVTVLHGQVLTQPVQYLAKLEDKQYSLTDESYTIIPTFHPASVFYRPSLRPELEADWRRIGEYLQGEMNYPFE; from the coding sequence ATGTTTCGTGTACCAGATGAAATTGCGCGTATAGCTTTAGAACGCAGCGAAGGATTTCCAGTAGAAGGCTTTGTCCACGGAGAAGGTCCGCAATCACCAACACTCTTACTAATTGGTGAAGCACCGGGTGAACACGAAGCGATTCATGGTGTTCCGTTCATTGGTCGTGCAGGTGATGAATTGATGAAATCTCTTGCATCAATAGGGTTAACACGTGAAGATGTCTATATGACGAGTTCGTTCCGCAGTAGACCTTACAAATGGGGGACGAGGAAAGAACGGGATGGTAGTTTGACGGAACGTAAGTATAATCGTCCACCCACACAAAAGGAGCAATTGGCTCATGCACGAGTCCTTGATTTTGAAGTTGCCAATCTTCAACCAAAGCTCATTGTCACACTGGGGAATATTGGCTTGCAGCGATTGATAGGTAAACATGCGAAGGTCACGGTTCTTCATGGACAAGTACTGACGCAACCAGTGCAATATTTAGCAAAATTAGAAGATAAACAATATAGCCTAACAGATGAATCGTACACTATAATACCGACATTCCATCCGGCTTCAGTGTTTTATCGCCCATCCCTTAGACCTGAACTGGAAGCCGATTGGCGTCGCATTGGTGAATATCTTCAAGGGGAAATGAACTATCCGTTTGAATGA
- a CDS encoding MFS transporter, which yields MFDAMDVGILSFVIAALAVEWNLTSTEMGWIGSINSIGMAIGAFGFGLLADRIGRKQVFMMTLVLFSVASGLSALTTTLWAFLALRFLVGAGLGGELPVASTLVSESVSAKERGRVVVLLESFWAAGWLLAALIAYFIIPEFGWRVALIITALPAFYAIYLRRNLPDSKKFEEQGKISQTTGQKLKQLLAPAFRRRTLMLWIVWFAVVFSYYGMFLWLPSVMVIKGFSLIKSFGYVLLMTLAQLPGYFSAAWLIERMGRKFVLATYLFGTALSALAFGNAETLTTLMVAGAFLSFFNLGAWGALYAYSPEQYPTAIRATGSGVAAAVGRVGGIFGPLLVGSLLTAGYGFGIIFGIFCAAIMIGVLAVIFLGTETKQTELT from the coding sequence ATGTTCGATGCGATGGACGTTGGAATTCTATCATTCGTCATTGCTGCACTAGCCGTAGAGTGGAATCTAACTTCGACTGAGATGGGCTGGATAGGTAGCATTAATTCCATCGGTATGGCGATAGGTGCATTCGGATTCGGTTTATTAGCCGATCGGATTGGACGTAAGCAAGTATTTATGATGACATTGGTTTTGTTTTCAGTTGCGAGCGGCTTATCCGCTTTGACGACAACGTTATGGGCGTTCTTAGCTTTACGTTTCTTAGTAGGAGCTGGGTTAGGTGGGGAGTTGCCTGTTGCTTCTACATTAGTTTCGGAAAGCGTATCCGCAAAAGAGCGGGGACGTGTAGTGGTGTTGCTTGAAAGTTTTTGGGCAGCGGGTTGGCTCTTAGCGGCTTTAATAGCCTATTTCATTATTCCGGAGTTCGGTTGGAGAGTGGCACTGATCATCACGGCACTACCGGCATTTTATGCGATTTACTTACGACGTAATTTACCCGACTCTAAGAAGTTTGAAGAGCAAGGAAAGATATCACAAACGACAGGACAGAAACTAAAGCAATTACTGGCACCGGCATTTAGAAGACGGACGCTTATGCTGTGGATCGTATGGTTTGCCGTGGTCTTCTCGTATTACGGTATGTTCCTTTGGCTACCAAGCGTCATGGTGATCAAAGGCTTCAGTTTAATCAAAAGCTTTGGCTATGTATTATTGATGACCCTGGCACAGTTACCAGGTTACTTCAGTGCCGCGTGGCTAATTGAACGCATGGGGCGCAAGTTCGTCCTTGCTACTTATTTATTCGGAACGGCACTCAGTGCTTTAGCTTTCGGTAATGCGGAGACATTGACTACGTTGATGGTTGCTGGTGCGTTTCTATCCTTCTTTAACTTGGGTGCATGGGGAGCTCTTTATGCATATTCACCGGAACAATATCCTACCGCTATTCGAGCGACAGGCTCTGGGGTTGCGGCGGCAGTTGGGCGTGTGGGAGGTATTTTCGGACCACTTCTCGTTGGATCACTGTTAACAGCTGGATATGGCTTCGGAATCATCTTTGGTATTTTCTGCGCAGCAATTATGATAGGTGTATTAGCTGTTATTTTCCTAGGAACAGAAACAAAACAAACTGAGTTAACATAG
- a CDS encoding siderophore ABC transporter substrate-binding protein: MKKLTLSLFALILMLALAACGGAKDEEKPADNATPEDKPAEESTEVTITHELGETTLEKNPEKVVVFDFGTLDTLDELGIEVAGLPQSNVPGYLSKYEDKKYENLGSLKEPDFEAINAMKPDVIFISGRQTDLYDQLSEIAPTIYMGVDTSNYMESFKENMGKIATIFDKEDEMKTELADVDASIEEIKTKTEGIDSKALIILATEGKVSAYGPNSRFGLVHDVFGFEPADENIEVSTHGQNITFEYILETNPDILFIIDRDAAIGNGATAKDSVENDLVKKTNAFKNDKMVYLNGEYWYLSGGGLQSIKEMIKEVEAGL, translated from the coding sequence ATGAAGAAACTTACCCTATCCTTATTCGCATTGATCTTAATGCTAGCACTGGCTGCTTGTGGCGGCGCAAAAGACGAAGAAAAACCTGCAGACAATGCTACACCTGAAGATAAGCCAGCTGAAGAAAGCACAGAAGTAACCATTACACATGAACTTGGTGAAACAACACTTGAAAAGAACCCTGAAAAGGTAGTAGTTTTTGACTTCGGAACATTAGATACATTGGATGAACTAGGAATTGAAGTAGCAGGACTTCCACAATCAAACGTTCCCGGTTATCTTTCTAAATATGAAGACAAAAAGTATGAAAATCTAGGTAGTTTGAAAGAGCCAGACTTTGAAGCAATCAATGCAATGAAGCCAGATGTGATCTTCATCTCTGGACGTCAAACAGACTTATATGATCAGCTATCTGAAATTGCTCCAACAATCTACATGGGCGTTGATACGTCTAACTACATGGAATCTTTCAAAGAGAACATGGGTAAAATTGCTACAATTTTCGATAAAGAAGATGAAATGAAAACTGAATTAGCAGACGTAGATGCAAGCATTGAAGAAATCAAAACTAAAACTGAAGGTATCGACAGCAAAGCATTGATCATCCTAGCAACTGAAGGAAAAGTCAGTGCATACGGCCCAAACTCACGATTTGGATTAGTTCATGACGTATTCGGATTTGAACCTGCTGACGAGAACATCGAAGTTTCTACTCATGGACAAAATATCACGTTTGAATATATCTTAGAAACAAACCCAGACATTCTCTTCATCATCGACCGCGACGCAGCAATTGGTAACGGCGCAACAGCGAAAGATTCTGTCGAAAACGATCTTGTAAAGAAAACAAACGCATTCAAGAATGACAAAATGGTTTATTTGAACGGTGAATATTGGTACCTATCTGGTGGCGGTCTTCAATCGATCAAAGAAATGATCAAAGAAGTAGAGGCTGGACTATAA
- a CDS encoding ABC transporter ATP-binding protein — MIQVRELTKFYGKKAVVEKVSVNIHRGKITSFIGPNGAGKSTLLSMVSRLMDADTGEVLLDKSKVKDMKSNDFAKRVAILKQSNFMNVKLTIRELVSFGRFPHCKGRLQEEDDRMVDQALEYMGLTDMQEAYLDELSGGQRQRAFIAMTIAQDTDYILLDEPLNNLDMKHSVQIMKILRQLVNDLGKTVVIVLHDINFASVYSDRIVALKNGRIVKDGVTNDIITSESLREIYDMEIPIQQMKDCRICVYFNS, encoded by the coding sequence ATGATCCAAGTTCGTGAGTTAACGAAGTTTTATGGGAAAAAAGCAGTCGTCGAAAAGGTCAGTGTAAATATTCATCGTGGAAAAATCACGTCATTCATTGGACCGAACGGGGCTGGTAAATCTACTCTTCTCTCGATGGTAAGTCGATTAATGGATGCTGACACGGGCGAAGTATTGCTCGATAAAAGCAAAGTGAAAGATATGAAATCCAATGACTTCGCTAAGCGCGTCGCGATTTTAAAGCAATCCAACTTCATGAATGTCAAACTTACCATCCGTGAACTTGTTTCATTCGGCCGTTTCCCGCACTGTAAGGGCCGTCTTCAGGAAGAAGATGACCGGATGGTGGATCAGGCGTTGGAGTATATGGGCCTGACTGACATGCAAGAAGCGTATTTGGATGAATTATCTGGCGGTCAGCGTCAGCGGGCTTTTATTGCAATGACGATTGCACAAGACACCGATTATATTTTACTCGATGAGCCACTGAATAACCTGGACATGAAACACTCTGTGCAAATCATGAAAATCTTGCGTCAGCTTGTCAATGATCTCGGCAAAACTGTGGTCATCGTCTTGCATGACATCAACTTTGCCTCTGTCTATTCAGACCGAATTGTTGCGTTGAAAAACGGAAGAATCGTCAAAGACGGAGTAACGAACGATATTATTACCTCAGAGTCATTACGCGAAATTTATGACATGGAAATTCCGATTCAACAAATGAAAGATTGCCGAATTTGTGTGTATTTTAACTCTTAA
- a CDS encoding iron chelate uptake ABC transporter family permease subunit: MRNSTKLLILLAFSLVFCGLYLFEGLNGSYDYALPRRAVKVVAMILTGVAVAYSTVIFQTITHNRILTPSIMGLDSLYILLQTVLIFFFGSTSFVLINQQFNFMLSVGAMIIFALLLYHFLFGKGNRPIYFLLLVGIIVGTFFGSISTFLQVMIDPNEFLRVQDKMFASFNNINGDLVWWALAILVITLLIGWRYINELDVLSLGRDTAINLGVPYQSVVKIMLILSAVLIAVSTALVGPITFFGLIVANLSYQFFNTFKHSVLIAGAALMSVIALVGGQWIVERLFSFSTTLSVIINFVGGIYFIYLLLKESRSS; the protein is encoded by the coding sequence ATGCGTAACTCAACGAAGCTACTAATTTTATTAGCATTTTCATTAGTATTTTGCGGCTTGTATCTATTTGAAGGTTTGAACGGTAGTTATGACTATGCACTTCCTAGAAGAGCGGTCAAAGTGGTGGCGATGATTTTAACAGGTGTGGCAGTGGCATATTCCACGGTTATTTTCCAGACGATCACGCATAACCGCATTTTAACACCAAGCATCATGGGATTGGATTCACTCTATATCTTGCTGCAAACCGTTCTTATTTTCTTTTTCGGTTCGACTTCATTTGTACTGATCAACCAGCAATTTAACTTCATGCTGTCGGTCGGTGCGATGATAATATTCGCTTTGTTGCTCTATCACTTCTTATTCGGTAAAGGGAACCGACCGATCTATTTCTTATTGCTAGTCGGTATCATTGTCGGTACATTCTTCGGAAGTATTTCGACATTCCTGCAAGTGATGATTGATCCGAATGAATTTTTGCGTGTGCAAGATAAGATGTTTGCGAGTTTCAACAATATCAACGGGGATCTCGTTTGGTGGGCATTAGCGATATTGGTTATCACACTTCTTATTGGTTGGCGCTATATCAATGAACTCGATGTTTTATCATTGGGACGGGATACGGCAATCAATCTGGGTGTGCCGTATCAGTCGGTCGTCAAGATCATGTTGATTTTATCGGCAGTACTGATTGCGGTGTCCACGGCACTTGTAGGTCCGATTACATTCTTCGGATTGATCGTAGCCAACTTGTCTTACCAATTCTTCAACACGTTTAAGCATTCGGTGTTGATTGCCGGTGCTGCATTGATGAGTGTTATTGCATTAGTTGGTGGACAATGGATCGTTGAACGTCTATTTTCTTTCTCGACCACACTCAGTGTGATCATTAACTTTGTCGGTGGCATTTACTTTATCTACTTATTATTAAAGGAGAGTCGATCTTCATGA
- a CDS encoding ABC transporter permease — translation MKKRYLITAVILLSFLSLFVGASRITPADLLDWRSEATEIFLISRVPRLVAILLAGAGMSIAGLIMQQLSRNKFVSPTTAGTLDATKLGILVSMLIFTNATLLEKMAVSFTFALLGTFLFMQILDRIKFKDAIFIPLVGLMFGNILSSIATFFAYKANVIQNMSAWLQGDFSMIMKGRYELLYISIPVLIITYLYANRFTVAGMGEDFSKNLGLAYKSIVNIGLILVALITTTVVLTVGLIPFLGLIIPNIVSIFKGDHLQKTLPHTALLGAIFLLICDILGRVIIFPYEISISLMVGVIGSAIFLFLLFRGKAYA, via the coding sequence ATGAAGAAACGTTACTTAATTACAGCAGTTATACTTTTATCATTTCTTTCGCTGTTTGTCGGCGCAAGCCGAATCACACCAGCGGACCTATTGGACTGGCGTTCAGAAGCAACAGAAATATTCTTGATTAGTCGAGTTCCTCGATTAGTCGCGATATTACTCGCTGGCGCAGGGATGAGTATTGCAGGTTTGATTATGCAACAACTGAGCCGCAATAAATTTGTATCTCCCACCACAGCAGGAACGTTGGATGCGACTAAACTGGGAATCTTGGTATCTATGTTGATATTTACCAACGCAACATTATTAGAAAAAATGGCGGTTTCGTTCACATTCGCCTTGCTTGGCACTTTCTTGTTTATGCAAATTCTCGACCGTATTAAATTTAAAGACGCGATCTTCATTCCGCTTGTTGGATTGATGTTCGGAAATATTTTATCTTCCATCGCCACATTTTTTGCATATAAAGCAAACGTGATCCAGAATATGTCTGCTTGGCTTCAAGGAGATTTTTCCATGATCATGAAAGGCCGTTATGAGCTTTTGTATATTAGTATACCTGTGTTGATCATTACATATTTATATGCGAATCGATTTACAGTGGCGGGTATGGGGGAAGACTTTTCCAAGAACTTAGGACTCGCTTATAAGAGTATCGTCAATATTGGGTTGATCTTAGTTGCGTTAATTACGACAACCGTTGTATTGACAGTGGGACTGATTCCTTTCCTAGGGTTAATCATTCCGAACATTGTCTCGATTTTTAAAGGAGACCATCTACAAAAGACGTTGCCGCATACTGCATTGCTAGGCGCAATCTTCCTTCTTATCTGTGACATTCTAGGCAGGGTTATTATCTTCCCTTATGAAATCTCGATCAGTTTAATGGTCGGTGTCATCGGAAGCGCAATCTTCCTGTTCTTGTTGTTTAGGGGGAAAGCCTATGCGTAA
- a CDS encoding DUF6612 family protein: MKKWTTILTAGTLAVVLSACGQTAEPQKNPITDEEEVVVNSELTAGEVMEKANAAAETQQSMHSDMEIMQTLEMGDEKQDIHSTIDMDMILEPLAMRQTMNMQVGDEEMAIEQYMTEEGFFMKDPQSGGWIKLPDELYKEAAGQMMGVTESPVDFTMYKDYTEDFTFEETDDEYVLTLVGSGEKFSELMKELLEKNMPPEADEAMLEETDMKVEKVDLQFTIDKKTFFTKDFDMDMTMTMDEQGQQVKVTQNIKGTMTKINEIDEIKVPKEIIDSAQEMDQQ; the protein is encoded by the coding sequence ATGAAAAAATGGACAACAATTCTTACAGCAGGAACACTAGCAGTTGTTTTAAGTGCCTGTGGTCAAACTGCTGAACCTCAAAAAAATCCTATTACAGATGAAGAAGAAGTGGTCGTAAATAGTGAACTGACAGCCGGTGAAGTAATGGAAAAAGCGAATGCAGCAGCTGAAACGCAGCAAAGTATGCATTCGGATATGGAAATTATGCAAACGTTGGAAATGGGTGATGAGAAGCAAGACATTCATTCGACGATTGATATGGATATGATTCTTGAACCACTTGCTATGCGCCAAACGATGAATATGCAAGTAGGCGATGAAGAAATGGCAATAGAACAATATATGACAGAAGAAGGCTTCTTCATGAAAGACCCACAATCAGGCGGTTGGATAAAATTACCGGATGAATTGTATAAAGAAGCTGCCGGTCAAATGATGGGAGTGACTGAATCACCAGTGGACTTCACCATGTATAAGGATTACACAGAAGATTTTACATTTGAAGAGACCGACGATGAATACGTTCTGACATTGGTAGGTTCCGGTGAAAAGTTTAGTGAGCTCATGAAAGAATTGTTAGAGAAGAACATGCCACCAGAAGCAGATGAAGCCATGTTGGAAGAAACAGATATGAAAGTTGAAAAAGTTGACCTACAATTCACTATAGATAAAAAGACATTCTTCACAAAAGACTTTGACATGGATATGACTATGACAATGGATGAGCAAGGTCAGCAAGTTAAAGTCACACAGAATATTAAAGGTACGATGACAAAGATCAATGAGATTGATGAAATCAAAGTCCCGAAAGAAATAATAGATAGTGCCCAAGAAATGGATCAGCAGTAA